GGACAGTCCACTATCACAGTGCCTCACTAGGACAGTCCACTATGACAGTGCCTCACTAGGACAGTCCACTATGACAGTGCCTCACTAGGACAGTCCACTATGACAGTGCCTCACTAGGACAGTCCACTATCACAGTCCCTCACTATGACAGTCCACTATGACAGTGCCTCACTAGGACAGTCCACTATCACAGTCCCTCACTATGACAGTCCACTATGACAGTGCCTCGCTAGGACTGTCCACTATGACAGTGCCTCACTAGGACAGTCCACTATGACAGTGCCTCACTAGGACAGTCCACTATCACAGTGCCTCATTAGGACAGTCCACTATCACAGTGCCTCACTAGGACAGTCCACTATGACAGTGCCTCACTAGGACAGTCCACTATCACAGTGCCTCACTAGGACAGTCCACTATGACAGTGCCTCACTAGGACTGTCCACTATGACAGTGCCTCACTAGGACAGTCCACTATGACAGTGCCTCACTAGGACAGTCCACTATGACAGTGCCTCACTAGGACTGTCCACTATGACAGTGCCTCACTCGGACAGTCCACTATCACAGTGCCTCACTAGAGCAGTCCACAATGACAGTGCCTCACTAGGACTGTCCACTATGACAGTGCCTCACTAGGACAGTCCACAATCGCAGTGCCTCACTAGGACAGTCCACTATCACAGTGCCTCACTAGGACAGTCCACTATGACAGTGCCTCACTAGGACAGTCCACTATCACAGTGCCTCACTAGGGCAGTCCACAATGACAGTGCCTCATTAGGACAGTCCACAATGACAGTGCCTCATTAGGACAGTCCACTATCACAGTGCCTCACTAGGACAGTCCACTATGACAGTGCCTCACTAGGACAGTCCACAATGACAGTGCCTCATTAGGACAGTCCACTATCACAGTGCTGTCACTAGGAATGACTATACCGAGTGCGTGTGACTGTGCAGAGAGTGACAGCGCAGGGTGAGAGTGACAGCGCAGGGTGAGAGTGACAGCGCAGGGTGAGAGTGACAGCGCAGGGTGAGAGTGACAGCGCAGGGTGAGAGTGACAGCGCAGGGtggaaggggggaggagaaataAATACATTTCAAAATAGTGTGTTTTACATATTTAACAGTGAACTGATTGAAAATCTATCAATTTTGTTTCAGGACAAACCTAATCGTATTCGAGGCAGAGGCAGCAAAGAAATGGGCAAACAAATGGGGATTCCTGGTAACTCAGCGCGATCAGGTAATCCCACTCCTGATCTCCAGAATCCGATATGGGCAcgattcaaaagggatttggagaaggggagggagcagATTAGATTTGTGCCACGGGACTCCaattcacttcctgctccatgtACATTACTCGCCATTCTGAATCGACGAATGGTCAGATCCCGCAGGCTGCCTCGCCGTTTCCACTTGGCCGTACTCTGCACACTCCCGACGTGAGCTCATTTGCCACCCACACTGGGGTTGGCTGGGGTTTTAGAAGTGTGGATCCTAGGGAAAATTGGCCGTCATGAGGCCCAGCGTGGCTTGACTGCATAGACTTCTTCCCCATTACGACCTGCAAGCATGAGGAAGGAGCAGTAGCAAAAACAAGGCATGTCCCTATCCTACTAGGTCCATTTCCCACAGCCACATCAAGACCCAGGAATTGGATAATCTTTCAATGGCTGGAATTGTAGCCCtactcctccgcccccccccccctccccacccttcaGCTTTACTTGGGCTCAACCTTTACATTAGTCTTTGCTCAATAAATGCAATTGTCCTTATCTCCATCTGTTTTGTGTTCAGCCAAGGGGAAGGATAATCCGTGTTAGATTTGCTTTCTCACTCTTTTCCTCTTGCTGCCTGCGTCTATTGTGCAGGAGGAAATGGTTTTATGATAGAATGAAGGAGGCTCACCCTATTGGTTTGCTAACTCAGCCACGCAGAGATAAGGACCCAGGTTAGGGGCCTGGTGTGTGTTGGGTCAGTTGACTTCATCCAGGGTATCAGCAGGGGACgctgcaattgacctcagtgcaACAGCTTGtcagaggaggaggatcaggctGGGATCCtgtttctgatcactatccagtggcctCTTCTGGAAAACGCACTTTTTTGGATCGAGCTcgcctgtgatgccctccatagttGATCAGTCCTTGGTCAACAGCAATTCCAAAACTGGCGCCCTTCACCATTTCAGGGAAACTAATAACGAATCaaagactggaactcactaatgtTAACATAAGCACGAaaacagcattaaaaaaaataattccactaaagactgacaaatccccaggacctgatggtttccatcccagggttttaaaggaagtaggtgagaacattgcagatattTTAGCCGTAATctcccaaagctctctcgattcaggaattgtccctttaaattggaaaattgcagatgtatcgtcattatttaagaaagatgacagagagaaatcaggaaattatagacctgttagtctaacatctgttgtagggaagttattgaaatctataattaaggacagaatgactgagcacttagaaacatatgagctgattagagagagccaacatggatttgtaaagggtgggtcATGTGTAacgaacttaattgaattttttgagaaagtaattaaagtagtagacaggggaatgtctatgttggtaatttatatggactcccaaaaggtattcgataaggttccatgtaagagactgttagctaaaactaaaactcatggaattgaaggcaaattattgacctagttaggagattggttaggcgatagaagacagagagtagggataatgggcatgtactcgaattggaaggaagtgacgagtggtgtcccacaaggacctgtgctggggcctcaactattcactatatttattaatgacttagataacacaatagagagccagatATCCAAGTTTACCaaagacacaaagattggtggcatagtaagtagtgtagagtataaaattacaaagagacattgatagattaaatgagtgggcaaagctgtggcagatggatttcaacacaggtaagtgtgagatcaaaaaaaggatcgatccgagtattttttgaaatggtgaaaagctaggaacagtggaggtccaaagagattatggggtccatgtacacagatcactaaaatctaatggtcaggtacaaaaaataatcaaaaagtctaatggaatgttagcctttatatctagaggacgagaatataaaggggaggaagttttgctgcatctATACAaggccatggttagaccacatctggagtaatgtgtatggttcagggcaccgcaccttaggaaggatatattggccttggaaggagtgcagtgcggATTCACcacaatgttaccagggctccagtggttagattatgaggagagattacataaactaggcttgtattccctggaatatagaaggttagggggtgatttgattgaggtttttaggattttgaaaggaattgatagggtagatagagagaaactttttccgctggtgggggagtctaggacaatggaacataaccttaaaatcagtgtTAGGAGAGAAGTttagaaacacttcttcacacaaagggtggtagaagtgtggaactctctcccacaaaaagcagtagatgctcgctcaattaataattttaaatctgagatcaatagatttttgctagccaagggtattaagaaaaatggagttaggatacagattagccatgatctcactgaatggcggatcaggcttgaggggctgaatggcctactcctgttcctatattcctaaaagGACAatagcagcagatgcatgggaacaccattacctccaagtcacacaccatcccgacttggaaatatatcgccgttccttcatcgtcactgggtcaaaatcctggaactccctacctaacagcactgtgggagaaccttcaccacacggactgcaatggttcaagaaggcggctcaccaccaccttctcaaggggcaattagggatgggcaataaatgtcggcctcgccagtgacgcccacatccccagaatgaatttaaaaCCATGATGACTCACATTGTCTAGACTCACATTTGAGCAGTGCCCTTACGATTTCCCCGTGCGGGCTGCTGGCGGGTAAGATACGTGCCCGGACAACAAGCTCCCGTAACCACTGCAGAATtgtttgaaagttttttttaagtggGGAGTGCCCCATAAAGAACATCGAGCCTTCTCTGTGAGAAAGCGTTCACTTTGAAGTTAGTTTCTAAGGGCATGGTTCAAAGGAGAGCTAGACATTGAAAGAGTCCTGAGTTTATTAAAAGCTAACAGCCCATGGCCATGAATTTTAACATATCACAAGTGCAGAGAAGAGTCTGGTCCCCTGTGTCAGGGGTCTGGGTTATgagtggagaaacttgggctttttagCCTAGAAGGGAGGAGATATACAACAATTTTAAAGGATATAAAATAAGTTAACCCGGaatattaatttaaatatttttgttaggtgaaggtattaagggttacagggccaagctgggtagatggagttaagatacagatcagccatgatctaattgaatggcggaacaggcccgaggggctgaacggcctgttcctatgttcctaacttttACTTGTACCCGCATATGATCCGTGCTGAGATCCCAGCCCTGGCAGCAACAGGGATGTGGCAGTGGGCCTCAGCGCCGTCTGGACTGGGAATAAGAAACTCATCCGGGTTTCCCAGCCTTCCATGtccgcccattcacccccctgctggaaagtgcacgtgtgtgtgtgggtgtgtgggtgcggACGTCAGAGTTGGACTGCGCTGTGATGCCCACCGTAGCTGCACGACCTCCCAACCCGCTCTCGCGGGTCGCCCGTGGCAAAGGGCCCACTTGGACGAGGTTAgacgaggaactgaaccccagcaaaGAACCGATGCTttcaagagaggagaggagcaaaaTGGTGAGACTGGCCTTGCATGTATGACCTAACCCTGAGGGAACAAATCGTgccccttgtgttcaaatccagctAATTGCCACGAACGCTATTAATTTTCCTTTCAGATTGAGGCTGAACAGGAGAAATTGAGAACTAAATGCAGGCTCCTTACCCCTGAACATCTGAAGGTTCGACCTGCATCTCCCATCAGCAAGTACATCAAGGTTGGAGTGCCTTTCATTCTCTTAATAAGTCCTGGTTATGGTAGATCTTAACTCAGATGTAAAGCCCCATTCTTCTACGCATGATCTAGTCATGCCACTCGGATTATGGCTtcatggtcaaaatcctggaactcccctacctgacggcactgtgggagaaccttcaccacacggactgcagcggttcaagaacaatgtccaccaccaccttctgaggggCAACtcaggacgggcaataaatgccggccttgccagcgacgcccacatccccagaacgattttttttttaaagttctgatCTGGACACGCTTTCCGGACTATTCTACTGTGGACTGACATCCGGGCTGAGAACCCACCCAACACGGGCAGTGCCACCCGCACTGCAATGAGCCAAGCTCGCCGGATAGCGTGCGGCCATCTCATTCGCATCACTTTGTGGCGCTCTGGGCAAGTCACTTATGCCATGCCGGGTGTGGCAGGGCTACACTGCCAGGTgccagcagccagtaaagggcctCAGGCTGCCATTGTGCCCTGGGCAGTTTTCCAGCGAGGGAAGCAGGGATACCAGGCACAGGGCAGGGGTAAAAGAAGCATAGGGGCATCAGGCACGAGGGTGCGGGTGCCAGGAGGCCAGCGGCGACACTAGACAGTGATGGGCAGGAATTTCTTTTAAGACAACATGGCCTTTCTTTCAGCGCCTTTCCAAATAGGGCACAGTGCAGCTGGAAGGCCACACGGGAGCTCCAGCCACATTCTGGGATGGCTGCCTAATTTACATTGAGGCTGGGGCCTACTGAGATTGGCACACAGCTTATACAGAGGCTGCCAGATCCCCTTTTGCTCTTGGCGCCCGCAATGGGGCATGAtgtaggcctcaggcctccaTGCTCAATACTACAGGGAAGTGGGTACCTGACGACACCAGCACCTCTGGCGACCCATTGCACTGCCAAATTCAGCTGACCCGATGAGATGAAAATCTTTGCCAGTTCCTACAGGTCCTCACAACCCAGCCCCTCCTGGGCCCGCAGCGCAAAACTCTGGGTAATTCAGCACTTATTGGCACAGAATTAAGGGGGTGAAATTCCATGGTTCCGCCATTTTTTCCCCGATGTCTCCACGGCTTTTCCGCTGAAGGTACGGTGGATGAACGGCACatcctcccctgcccccacccccatctcccaCACCTCTGCAGAACTTTAATCTCCATGACATCTCATTGATAAAGCacacaggcaattgggactagcttagtggtataaactgggtgacatggacatgttgggccgaagggcctgtttccatgttgtaaacttctatgattctaaatggaaAAATGCTAACCGGGGCAATAGGGGGCGCACTTCTGAGGCTGGGACTGGCAGGGGTGCACCCTTCCCCCACGACCTGAACACAAGGACACATTCCCAGCTCTGTGCGGGCACAGATTAAATACAGTGAACGCCCAAAGATCCCTCACCCGTGAAACCACAAGGAGAAACAGCATTTTCCTCTCACTAGAAACAAAGAACGGCTGGTCACGAGTCACCAGGCAACCAGGGGAAACGCTCAAAATGTCTGCACGCTTGTCTCAAAGGTGCTGTGTTTATCTATTAAAGAGTTTGAATTTGTCATTCCCCTCCCACACTATGTCCAATATACGACCTTTCAGATAGACTCAACTAAGCAATGGATGAAATGTAACtcttccaaatctctgctgcctgcaCCCTATCTTGTACCCTAACCCTAAGGCCCACACACATATCACCTCTCTCCTCACCAGCCTCCAAGGCCTCCTCATTCCCCCAGTGCATCAAATGcaaactccttctcctcaccattCCTCCGTGCCCTCGGCCCTGTAAAACTCTTCAACCATATCTATGAATGTCTCCATCTATATTTctttatctatctctatctatttctATCTATCTACTTATCTCTATATTTATTTGTCTACTGCTagctctatttatttatctatttccATCTGTCTATGTTGATCTATCTTTCTATTTACCTATCTGTCTCCATCTATCtacctatccatctctctctgactctcattcttttcctttctctatctctatatcttcaTCAATgtatctctctatttatccatCTATCTCTATCCATCTAACTATGTATTTGTCAAACACTCCAGACTTAGTTTGGATTTCTGTGTCCTACTGTAGGTGGAGCCATCCCCTGCCATACCGGAGACAACCCAAGGGTTTATCGGCTGGAGGTCTGCGATACCAGGATTGGAATTGGAGCGATACGGAGGTCCCAAGCGAGGGAAGTGGAGCTTCGTCCGTCAAATGAACTGGCCTGAAGATTCTTTTGACTAACTTTGCAGCAGTGAGATCACTTTTGTCATCAGTACAATTCATCTACGCAATGAAGTTCAGGGGCTCGTAGCTGCGGATACAGCTCACAGTGACCGCTCCAAGGTTTTATCTTGACAGAACCTACGATCCATTCcacaagacttaaaaaaaaatttggaaacaCATAACAGAAAAGCAGTTTTGCATTAAATATTTTTTCTTGATCATTTTTCTCTTTCGTTAATTTCCTCTCTACTCCAAATATTCACCTTTCAGTCAGCGCAATGTGGCCTAAACTAAGGAAATTGCTTTCAGTTCCAGGTTAGTGTCCTCCGGAATACAGTAATCCTCACTCGAGGGTGTTTATTCCATCCACTTGAATTAATGGAAGGCTGCCAAGGATATAATGCCTGTTGGGTCAAAATAGGAAATGGGTAAAGAGACTTTGCCCAAAGTCAGTCCAGACTCCTTCAGTACAACTGGCAGTCAAACCCATCAGaaataaatatttaatatttcCAAACCATTTTTGCGCTTAGAGAGACTGTACTTCATACTTACAATAAATTCTTCCTCTGCAATAATGATTTAATTTGTGCTTTGtggcattgtgtttttcttcctgtGAATCCATCCTATAGAATGTGCTTTCTTTCCTTTTGCTTTTTGCCTTAGCCAGGGGGCATTGGTGATATGTACTAATCAAAATGTTGGTGCTCTTCAGGGAGACAGTCAACAACACAAGAAACCTGGCCCCGTGTGGATGGTATCCTTCTGTATATCTCGCCAAGCCTTGGACCACCCAGCCCATCAGGCCAGGGCCCTTCAAACCTTCATTGTTATAAGATTAACTTTGGCAAATCTGAAGCCAGGCCCATTCACCCTCCGTTCCTTGAGGGTCTTCACTCTGGCTTTCCGTCGTTAAGCTGGCGAAAGGCTTTCGGGGGGTGTTGTAAACGTGATTAAGATGCAGACCCTTATTCGTTTACTGCCCCGGTGAAGACTTTCTGAGCATAAATCAACTTTTTCCAAAGTTTGCGTCTCTCAATAAAATACATAGACTGGACCCAAAGTCCAGCGACCAATTCCCAGTGGAGTTGCTGTGGTACCTGACTGAAAGCATTATTTGCGGCAGATTAAAAGCAGTCGGTGGCTTTTTGGTAtctgttccccctccccatcagagAGTGTCGTTGGCTTCTCTGCAGGAAAACCGTTCACCACCTCTGCCTTTGTTCCAGCACCGACTCACCGAGTCTCAGAAATCTGACCCCACACTTTCTTTCTTCAGTTTTATCTACGAATTTGGACAAAACTCCGTTGACATCCCTGTGGGGATTTCGTCCCTGTCTCCAATAGCAATACATCTGGATATTTATCCCAGTGGACGTTATGCTTGAGTGGGAGGAGGTTTAGGCTGATGTCCAGATCTCAGTCCCAATCTACATCCCTGAAGAGTGGGAAGAGGTTTGGACGATTGCCCCACCAATTGTAGAACCCGTCCGATCTCCATCCCGTTGATTttaaaatcgggcaggttctataagCGGGGGATCCACTCCGCATATTACCATCCAGTCCGGTGAAGGTGGAAATGACCAGCGATCTGTTCCTGGGCTGTTGTATATCAACAAATGGTGCATTTCCTTTATGTGAATCTCGTTTTAACCCTGATGGCATTTTAATGAAAAACAGAAGACGCAAAAAATAATGGGCAAGATACTGTATTTCATGAAGGGGAGTCTTTCTTGTGTCAACACTGCTACTCGTTCATAGAaaactgtgtgattgctgtgcaaaTAATGAACACACAGAGAAGTGGGGCTCCCATGTGCACAGAGGATACTTTGGAGGCCCTCCTGCAGGAGATGTGGTAAAGGAGGCCGACTCCAATCCTTGTGTGGAAGCTGAAGGACCAGCTGGCTGAAGTGTTGTGGGGGCACAGAGTTCAGAATCTGGGTGATAACGAGGAACATGATCTCTGGTATCAGGGGTATTGCACGGCATAACCGTAAATGGTGAGGGGCAGAGCCTCAGGGACAGAGCATGCAGAGTATCTTTCCCTTTCATCTCAACAGTCTTGCATTGCACAAAGGAGGTAGGACACACTTTTAATGGGGCAACACACTTAACCTGCACTGGAACACACTGCAATACTCACTCCTAACCTGCACTGGAACACACTGCAATATTCACTCCTAACCTGCACTGGAACACACTGCAATATTCACTCCTAACCTGCACTGGAACACACTGCAATATTCAGTCCTAACCTACACTGGAACACACTGCAATATTCACTCCTAACTTGCACTGGATCACACTGCAATATTCACTCCTAACCTGCACTGAAACACACTGCAATATTCACTCCTAACTTGCACTGGATCACACTGCAATATTCACTCCTAACCTGCACTAGAACACACTGCAATATTCCCTCTAACCTGCACTGAAACACACTGCAATACTCACTCCTAACCTGCACTGGAACACACTGCAATATTCAGTCCTAACCTACA
The window above is part of the Heptranchias perlo isolate sHepPer1 chromosome 19, sHepPer1.hap1, whole genome shotgun sequence genome. Proteins encoded here:
- the LOC137335502 gene encoding ciliary microtubule inner protein 1-like — protein: MSGKGGSDPSNYNFVAADRQWTNLIVFEAEAAKKWANKWGFLVTQRDQIEAEQEKLRTKCRLLTPEHLKVRPASPISKYIKVEPSPAIPETTQGFIGWRSAIPGLELERYGGPKRGKWSFVRQMNWPEDSFD